The proteins below come from a single Danaus plexippus chromosome 20, MEX_DaPlex, whole genome shotgun sequence genomic window:
- the LOC116773937 gene encoding uncharacterized protein LOC116773937 codes for MAKKKGKKINIKKAVVVKQSPVTESTTSEVIAASLVHQSVFLKVCRLCEAKDGPFLNIFEADKLTAKKIDAVMPFRIMENDDLPHKICFRCSAKLEELYEFIQKCIRTQDRLQNVLGKKMTFTKVKHRELWEEKLNKSNISNDDICDALIKKAMEGIKDIPLNPKPLEQNENCLLKRTISKLSTGIKNDKKNTSSNKKESNLKSEDSATSDNITCCGEPSQDETPVTRSLRSCNETNHNDSEKIAQTTDIKVKVKNSATGINSGDKKSKEKEVPQTNTFSLNDATPQPEPTFNIMEHVSMIKVNGVGVLFQCKLCNRNFLKKQVVMSHTCAKNGAAKVVGPKPIIPAEPPKISTVKYINTKTNEAKKTEEEIKTENKTSGLDDDDKPVVKKPRPKIGPASKVRRYNEDNTPPPDNKKPATSDALQTVTPSTTPPVVQIPSFPSPNSRYKLMAGPNNTFTLVEDKNNPTEIQPDTEKLTVVEHKADKPAQPVHAENRPYPVKLFKTLAHNSESEPVPFTTPAMKKQSYKIVQTGNPSKLLISTKSQRIEEIPKKRLRKPKNVDDESQKQPFSVTLEDITPAKDTGFFTFVNVDPLLQPSYVLPTDNIIQESQISTSTNVAKQNIMKDTESKYSCNMCNEVFSREKKLLAHIHSHYNKMDEEDEIRAEKPGRKRRK; via the exons atggccaaaaaaaaaggaaagaaaattaatataaaaaaagctgTTGTAGTTAAACAGTCACCCGTCACGGAGTCTACCACCTCAGAAGTAATAGCAGCATCTTTAGTTCACCAATCTGTTTTTCTGAAGGTTTGCAGACTGTGCGAGGCAAAAGATGGACCGttccttaatatatttgaagctGATAAACTTACTGCGAAAAAAATAGATGCCGTCATGCCTTTCAGA attaTGGAGAATGATGATTTACCACATAAAATATGCTTCAGGTGCTCAGCAAAACTTGAAGAATTGTATGAATTTATACAAAAGTGTATCAGAACTCAAGACCGCCTGCAAAATGTTCTTGGCAAGAAGATGACCTTTACAAAAGTGAAACATAGGGAGTTGTGGGaagaaaaactaaacaaatcaaatatatcCAACGATGATATATGTGacgctttaataaaaaaggccATGGAAGGTATTAAAGACATACCACTTAATCCCAAACCATTAGAACAAAACGAAAATTGTTTACTAAAGAGAACTATCTCAAAGCTATCTACTGGAatcaaaaatgataaaaaaaatacaagttcaAATAAGAAAGAGTCAAATTTAAAGAGTGAGGACTCTGCAACAAGTGATAACATCACTTGTTGTGGAGAACCTTCACAGGATGAAACACCAGTAACAAGATCGCTGCGGTCATGCAATGAGACAAATCATAATGATAGTGAAAAAATTGCCCAAACTACTGacataaaagtaaaagttaaaaattccGCTACTGGTATTAACAGTGGCGACAAAAAGTCCAAAGAAAAAGAAGTGCCACAAACAAATACATTCAGTTTAAATGATGCGACCCCACAACCGGAGCCGACCTTCAATATCATGGAACATGTTAGTATGATCAAGGTCAACGGCGTGGGTGTCCTATTCCAATGCAAATTGTGCAATAGAAATTTCCTCAAGAAACAAGTTGTGATGTCCCATACATGTGCCAAAAACGGTGCCGCGAAAGTTGTTGGGCCGAAACCAATTATTCCTGCGGAACCACCGAAAATATcgacagtaaaatatataaatacgaaaacGAACGAAGCTAAGAAAACAGAAGAGGAAATTAAAACGGAAAATAAGACTAGTGGGCTGGATGACGATGATAAACCCGTCGTCAAGAAACCTAGACCTAAAATAGGTCCCGCCAGTAAAGTACGCCGTTACAACGAAGACAATACGCCGCCaccagataataaaaaacctGCGACAAGTGACGCCCTACAGACTGTAACTCCATCAACAACACCTCCAGTCGTACAAATTCCAAGCTTTCCTAGTCCTAACAGTCGCTACAAACTTATGGCTGGACCGAATAATACTTTTACACTTGtagaagataaaaataatcccACGGAAATTCAGCCTGATACAGAAAAATTAACAGTGGTAGAGCATAAGGCGGACAAACCAGCGCAACCAGTACACGCAGAAAATAGACCGTATCCGGTGAAGCTTTTCAAAACATTAGCCCACAACTCAGAGTCAGAGCCGGTTCCGTTCACAACACCGGCTATGAAGAAGCAATCATATAAAATCGTACAGACAGGCAATCCAAGCAAACTTCTGATATCGACCAAATCTCAACGGATAGAGGAAATTCCTAAAAAGAGATTAAGAAAACCTAAAAATGTCGATGATGAGTCACAGAAGCAGCCGTTCTCGGTGACCCTCGAAGACATAACTCCGGCCAAAGATACCGGGTTTTTCACATTCGTTAACGTCGATCCCCTCCTGCAGCCCTCGTATGTGCTGCCGACGGACAACATAATCCAGGAATCTCAAATTTCTACTTCCACTAACGTCGCAAAACAGAACATCATGAAGGATACCGAGTCTAAATATTCATGTAACATGTGCAACGAGGTTTTCTCGAGGGAAAAGAAGTTGCTGGCTCACATACATTCCCATTACAACAAGATGGACGAGGAAGACGAGATCAGGGCCGAGAAACCTGGAAGGAAGCGGCGGAAATGA